CTTGATTCAACCGGAACGGACTCCCTGTAGGCCGCCCGGGCGGTTATATTGAGGTCAACCCACGAGGCCCCCTTTAACACGGCCATATCTTTATGGGCGGGATCAAGCGTGGCGGTCCATTCCCGCGAGTTCCCGGCCATGTCGTGCGCGCCGTAAGGGCTTACATCGCCCGGCGCCAACCCAACCTTATTTCCGGTGTTCACCTTACAAAAACCATGCTCGATAAACTCGAGATTGGAATCAGCCGTTGCGGCCATATTTGGATCAAACTTGTTTCCCCATGGAAACACCCTGCCATCCGTGCCGCGGGCCGCCTTCTCCCACTCCTCTTCAGTGGGAAGCCTCTTATGCGCCCATTTCGCATAGGCCTCGGCATCCTCCTTGTTTACATACAGAACGGGGTTGTCGGGAGAATCCGCGGGATAGGTTCCGCCGCTCCAGTGCTGGGGAGCGGCGTGACCGGTTTGTTTTATGAACTCCATGTATTTCCGGTTGGTCACCTCATAGATGTCGATATAAAAAGCTTTCAGCTTCACCTTCCTTTTAGGCATCTCGGTTTCGAAAGGGTAATCCTTGTAAAGTACCCTTCCGCCAAACTCCTTTTTCATGGAATCGATTTCCTGTTGGGTGCTCCCCATCAGGAAATCGCCCGCGGGAACCAATGCCATCCCTTCGGGCGCGGGCTTCACCCCGCCGTTTGACGAATGCGCGGTGTGGTGAAATGCCAAAAACAGCACAGTGAACGTAACCGCGGCCGCTTGCTTTGCCGAAATTTTCATAGTGGCTCCTTAACGGCCACGAAGCGGTACTGGTTGCCCTTGCTTTTCACTTCAAAAAGAAACGGTTCCTTGATAGCCTCGCGGTTCTTATCCATGGTGGTCTTGCCGGTCACGCCTTCATAATCCTTCACTTCCGCGAGGGCATTCCGGATATGGCTCGGCCGCAATGACTTGGCCTTTTCCACCGCTTTCGCCAGCATATAATACGCATCGTAACTCAAAGCGGCCACCCGCGACGGCATGCGATTGTACTTTTTCTTGAAATTGGCCACAAATGTTTTAATGCGCGGATTGTCCGAATCCTCATTGAAGCCGCCATACACAATCGTCCCGGCGGCGGCCGCGCCCAAAGCGGTAAATTCCGGAACGATAAGATCCTCCGCCCCCACCATGGGAATTTTCAACCCCATCTTCCTCATCTCCTTGATCACTTGGGCCCCTTCCGCCCCGTCACCGGTGTAAATGATCGCGTCGGGAGGATTGTTTTTGAGCTTTTTCAGTTGCGCCGGTATGCTGGCCTCGTCTTGGCCGACGTGGCTCATCTCCGGCGACAGGAGGTACAGCTCATGCGTAAGTTCGGCTTTGTTCGTCTCAATCTCGAGTTTGAACGCCGCCGACAATTTGACGGAATAGTCGTTAACCAACGAAGTGAATAACGCGAACTTTTTAATCTTTTTCTCGGCGACAACATACTCCATAAGCCGCTTTATCGCGTGGTTGTCATTAAGAGTGTTGCGGAAATAGTAAGGTCCGGTATCCCCCAGCCGCCGCCGCGAGCCGGCGGATATTAAAATCAGTTGATTATCATTAATGGCCTTGCTGGCCGAAAAGCTTACCTCTCCGGTCGGAGCGCCGATAATGGCGGCGACATTTTCATGGAGGAAGTTGTTAACGCCGGCCCGCGCTCCGTCCATGGTACCCTTCGTGTCAAAAACCAGAAGATCGTACTTTTGGCCCCGGATACCGCCGTGATCGTTTATTTCATCAGATGCCATTTCCGCCCCATCCACCGTATCTTTACCGAAAACCTCAACATCGCCAACCAATGGGGCAAGAACCGCTATTTTATTCGCACGTGGCCGTTCCTTCTCAATTTGCGCTTCGGTTCTTACGCCAAAACCGTATTCGGCTGGAGCTTTTTCCGCGGTCGAAGGATCGTAAAGGGGGGTTTTGGATGGATCATGTAAATCATCCTTGAAATCGCTTTCCCGTTTCGCCCTTTTATCCATGACCGACTCATCCGGCATTTCCCCTAAAATATTCTTCTCGTCAATATCTGATTTTTTGGTCGTTTTATTCTCTTGGCCGCCGCTGCATCCGGCTGAAAAAGCGGTAAGCGTGAAAACTAAAACAAAAGAAGACAGAAAAATCGGGCCTAAACGCAAAATATTTTGGCTTATTATCCCCATTTTGGGGTAAGATTCCGTAGTTGGTTGGGTGAGGGTTTTGGACCGTTTGTTTAGGAGAAGCGTCTTGCTAAGTTTAAGAAATTTTATCATCGTATTAGTTTCCTTGTTCTTTATTGCCATTGTTCCTAAATCGTTTGCCGAATCCGGAAGCATGGTTGAGATCCCTGCCGGGGATTATAAGTCCGGCCCAAGTAAAAAGACAGTTAAAGTGGAAAAGTTCAGTATCGATACTAACGAAGTTACCAACGCCCAATATAAAGAATTCAGAAAAGAATTCGAAATCCCCGCGGGAAAAGAAAAACATCCCGTCGCGGAAATTTCCTATTTCGATGCGGAAGCATACTGCAAAGCCGTTGGCAAAAGGCTTCCCACGCGGAACGAGTGGGAAAAAGCGGCGCGCGGCACGGACGACAGGGAATACCCGTGGGGTAGCAAGTTCGAAAAGGGCAAAGCCAATACGCTTGAATCGGAAAAAAACGGAACTACGCCGGTGGGCAGCTACCCCAAAGGGGCAAGTCAGTACGGCGTAATGGATATGGCCGGTAACCTGTGGGAATGGGTCGATGCCTGGGACAGCGGTGAAAAGAAATATCGCATTGCCATGGGAGGCTCCTATTTCGAGGACGGAGACATGTCGAAGGTCTATACCGAACTCAAATCGATTCCGGATGACCAGCATGAATATATGGGATTCCGCTGCGCCAAGTGAATTAACGCTAAAACAACGTGACGGAAGAGGGATTGACGTGATGGAGAGGTTGCGCCGGGAATTGGCTTTGTTTCTTCTTTTAGCCCTCATCTTCACCGGTTGCTCGAAGAAAATGGGCGGCACAGAAAGCGGAAGCTCCAAAAAAGGGGCGGTTTCCAGCAATTTCTACACCCCTTCCCCTGAAGACATCATAAAAGACCCGGAAACGGGTCTTGATGTAACGAAAAACATCTTAAACATTACCTTCTCCAAAAAAATGGACGAAACGGCCATTAAAGCGGTCATTTCGTCCATCAACGGCGAAATCGTGGGCCAAGACAGAGCGGCACGGCTTTACCAGGTACGTATTAAAAACGCGACGAGCCTTGACGACCTCGACAAAATCGGCACTAAGCTGCTTGCCGAGAAAGGGGTGGAAGTCGTTTCTAGCAATTTCGTCTCCGTCCATACCGATCCTTTCTACGTCAGGTAGCCGGCATGATCTCCAGCTTGCGAAGAACTATGCCCACTTCCTTGTTATAGAATTCAACGTACCCTTGCAATTTAGGGTCGGCGGCCTGTAACGCATCCAAAGCTTTCTTGGCCTCGGCGAAAGGAACCACGTCGGCCGCTTCCACCCGTATGATGGTGTTTTCCCCTTCTTTCTTCACTTCATACACCTTCCATTCGGGATTGATCTTGGTGAATGCGGCCTGGTACTTGTCCTCCTCGCCGCCGCCGCTGGAACAGGCGGTAAAAACCAAAGCCAGCACGGCCACGGCCGCAAGCGTCTTTACATTTCTGATAACTGCATCCATCTTCATACTTTGTCTCCCTTGGTTACTGAGCCACTTTCTTGTCATTTTCCTTCAGAAAATTGATGATCTCCCGCCTTGCCTTATCGTCGGCCATGATCTTAATCGCTGGCATGGCAATCCTGTATTTTTCCTTAAGCATAACCGCATCGGCATCGCCGCTTTCAATCATTGCCTTGGGGTTCTGGAGCCATTTGTCAATCCAAGCTTCGGTACGCCTGCCCGTCACTCCCTGAAATCCCGGGCCCTTGGAGGTCTGATCCGTCAGCTTATGGCAACCGCTGCAATATTTGACGTATAGCCGCTCCCCTTCCCCCTGGCCTTCCTCCGCTCTAACGCCGCTGGCCATGCTCATGACGGCCATAATGGTCAATACAAACATCTTCAAACAACGATCCATCAATTTGTTCCTTTCGCGCCGGCACTACTCGATAAATGAGGTTTTAAGGCCGACTCCCGCGCTTGTCCATACAAGCTTCCCCTTCTTCATGTGGGGAAGATGCTTGGCCACAATTTTTTTCGCCTCTTCGCTTTTGCTCCGTTCAATGTGGGGCGTCAGGCTTTCACCGCCCGAAGATTCTTTCACGTCGATTTCCACGTCAAGGGCGCCTTCGGCGTCAACTCGAATGACCGTTACACGCCATTCGCCCTTCCCCAAACCCTCAAGATCTTTCTTTATTTTCTCAAGAACTTCCTTTGAAACGCCGCCGCCGCTGGCTTTTCTCTTATCGATCACGCTTTGGTAATTCGTGCGCACAGCGGCCAGAAGCCGCTCATCGCCGGTGTTTTTCGCATACATTTGGGCCATAGTGCCCGCGATGTTGAACAGAAAATCCTGTTCCTGCGGATTAGCGCCGGGCGATACGGCGTACTCGACCATTCCCTTCACTTCTTCCGGCACTTCGGCCGCCCTGGTTTTGATGATATTAGCCATCGCGGCTTCATCTTTTTTGTCAAATGCCTCAATGAACGCATTGCCGACGCTGACCTGTTCTTCGGCTTTCACTTGGCCGGGAAACATGGCGACGCCCGCAATGATGATCGAAAACATGAAAACCGCAATTTTGTTGAACATATACATCCTTCCCGCTAAAGATCCTTTAAAAAGGTTTCCAACACACGCTTTGCTCTTTCCTCCAGGGTCAAAATGCTTTTCTCGGCGGTCGAAAATGCATACACATATCCCGCCGGAGT
This sequence is a window from Nitrospinota bacterium. Protein-coding genes within it:
- a CDS encoding cytochrome c encodes the protein MKMFVLTIMAVMSMASGVRAEEGQGEGERLYVKYCSGCHKLTDQTSKGPGFQGVTGRRTEAWIDKWLQNPKAMIESGDADAVMLKEKYRIAMPAIKIMADDKARREIINFLKENDKKVAQ
- a CDS encoding ABC transporter substrate-binding protein → MLPDSANDLGTMAIKNKETNTMIKFLKLSKTLLLNKRSKTLTQPTTESYPKMGIISQNILRLGPIFLSSFVLVFTLTAFSAGCSGGQENKTTKKSDIDEKNILGEMPDESVMDKRAKRESDFKDDLHDPSKTPLYDPSTAEKAPAEYGFGVRTEAQIEKERPRANKIAVLAPLVGDVEVFGKDTVDGAEMASDEINDHGGIRGQKYDLLVFDTKGTMDGARAGVNNFLHENVAAIIGAPTGEVSFSASKAINDNQLILISAGSRRRLGDTGPYYFRNTLNDNHAIKRLMEYVVAEKKIKKFALFTSLVNDYSVKLSAAFKLEIETNKAELTHELYLLSPEMSHVGQDEASIPAQLKKLKNNPPDAIIYTGDGAEGAQVIKEMRKMGLKIPMVGAEDLIVPEFTALGAAAAGTIVYGGFNEDSDNPRIKTFVANFKKKYNRMPSRVAALSYDAYYMLAKAVEKAKSLRPSHIRNALAEVKDYEGVTGKTTMDKNREAIKEPFLFEVKSKGNQYRFVAVKEPL
- a CDS encoding SUMF1/EgtB/PvdO family nonheme iron enzyme, whose translation is MKISAKQAAAVTFTVLFLAFHHTAHSSNGGVKPAPEGMALVPAGDFLMGSTQQEIDSMKKEFGGRVLYKDYPFETEMPKRKVKLKAFYIDIYEVTNRKYMEFIKQTGHAAPQHWSGGTYPADSPDNPVLYVNKEDAEAYAKWAHKRLPTEEEWEKAARGTDGRVFPWGNKFDPNMAATADSNLEFIEHGFCKVNTGNKVGLAPGDVSPYGAHDMAGNSREWTATLDPAHKDMAVLKGASWVDLNITARAAYRESVPVESRSHIITFRCVKDAE
- a CDS encoding SUMF1/EgtB/PvdO family nonheme iron enzyme, which codes for MVEIPAGDYKSGPSKKTVKVEKFSIDTNEVTNAQYKEFRKEFEIPAGKEKHPVAEISYFDAEAYCKAVGKRLPTRNEWEKAARGTDDREYPWGSKFEKGKANTLESEKNGTTPVGSYPKGASQYGVMDMAGNLWEWVDAWDSGEKKYRIAMGGSYFEDGDMSKVYTELKSIPDDQHEYMGFRCAK